From the genome of Scytonema hofmannii PCC 7110, one region includes:
- the bioF gene encoding 8-amino-7-oxononanoate synthase, translated as MSGNPYTWLEQSLETIHRADWYRTVQTIQSRPGATVLLEGREVINFASNDYLGLAGDDRLVMAAAAAVKEFGTGSTGSRLLSGHRQLHRDLEQAIASLKQTEDAVVFSSGYLTNLGVITALVGKRDLILSDQYNHSSLKNGATLSGAAIIEYRHSDVEDLKTQLSEHRQNYRRCLILSDSVFSMDGDLCPLPAILELADQFGCMLLLDEAHATGVLGDTGAGCVEHFGCSGKQLIQIGTLSKALGSLGGYVAGSATLIDYLRNRSPSWIYTTALSPADTAAALAAIKIVLEEPPRRIQLWQNVAYLKQFMERQIPHLKLLPSESPILCFQLPNAADALKVGEHLKSYGIFAPAIRPPTVPTSRIRISVMATHKVEHIQKLVEALTVTSDQ; from the coding sequence ATGTCCGGTAACCCCTATACGTGGTTGGAACAATCTCTAGAAACCATTCACCGAGCTGACTGGTATCGTACTGTACAAACTATCCAAAGTCGCCCTGGTGCGACAGTTCTTTTGGAAGGACGAGAGGTGATAAATTTTGCTAGTAATGATTATTTGGGACTAGCAGGTGACGATCGCCTCGTAATGGCAGCAGCAGCAGCAGTAAAAGAATTTGGTACTGGTAGCACGGGTTCGAGGTTACTTAGCGGACATCGCCAACTGCATAGAGATTTGGAACAAGCGATCGCATCCCTCAAACAAACAGAGGATGCAGTAGTTTTCAGTTCGGGTTATTTGACGAACTTAGGCGTTATCACAGCGCTAGTGGGCAAGCGAGATTTAATTTTATCCGATCAATACAACCATTCCAGTCTAAAAAATGGGGCAACCCTCAGTGGTGCTGCCATCATAGAATACCGTCACAGTGATGTTGAAGATTTAAAAACTCAATTGAGTGAACATCGGCAAAACTATCGACGTTGCCTAATTCTTAGCGATAGCGTCTTTAGCATGGATGGCGATTTGTGTCCTTTACCTGCAATCTTAGAACTAGCTGACCAATTTGGTTGTATGTTGCTTTTAGATGAAGCCCATGCCACAGGAGTGCTCGGAGACACGGGTGCGGGTTGTGTTGAACATTTTGGGTGTAGTGGAAAGCAGTTAATTCAAATTGGCACTTTAAGTAAAGCTTTGGGTAGTTTGGGCGGTTATGTAGCAGGAAGTGCAACTTTAATCGATTACTTGAGAAACCGCTCCCCAAGTTGGATTTATACTACAGCACTGTCACCTGCTGATACTGCAGCAGCGCTAGCAGCAATAAAAATAGTGTTGGAGGAACCGCCACGTCGCATCCAGTTGTGGCAGAACGTTGCTTATCTCAAACAATTCATGGAACGACAGATTCCCCACTTGAAATTGCTACCTTCTGAATCACCCATCTTGTGCTTTCAGTTGCCCAATGCAGCCGATGCACTGAAAGTAGGAGAGCATCTTAAATCTTATGGCATTTTTGCTCCTGCTATTCGTCCCCCTACCGTTCCCACCAGTCGGATACGGATTTCTGTGATGGCAACTCACAAAGTCGAACATATCCAGAAATTAGTAGAAGCTTTGACAGTGACCAGTGACCAGTGA